One window of Dermacentor albipictus isolate Rhodes 1998 colony chromosome 9, USDA_Dalb.pri_finalv2, whole genome shotgun sequence genomic DNA carries:
- the LOC139049921 gene encoding solute carrier family 22 member 7-like: MDLFVPRRLAAADLLTSECFDCQEGFGDGVFQRRLLILSAVTIFLLDGHAALLPVISRDVDHWCKRPAAYNVSADAWKNYAIPVGADGRHSRCYVFENLGDSPNDTDAVVECYEWDYDQAQASTSVISVWNMVCRRRLLLAVTMAVQNVGSGAFLLLSGAAADLFGRMPVHLVAATATIASTVAGCLTTNYALYTLAQFFASGGAAVSSAVTVLVCFEVTVHEHRPLYLIFAATASFFLADLWFAINRSLQISWALVQAVYLSPTLLLLATFAVAQESPRWLIAKGRLEEAEAVMLLAAEMNRFPFAGTSCLLDKLMLKRGHWKHRNGAASSTVEEGPLLDAVSVRRRALIMFAVLFSLMFAVFTDVISTMVRTDKSEGSSGLFMGVQFAGGLLSYAVMHTAVTRFALVKVLRVALMVAGLAHCVLSFVVSFSPAVTVLLALSRGILIVAIVISVAYVMEMVPTAVRGVALCWELASGHIGALCASATLVLHQLGREDVAFATAALLLLMSLFATSDLPTSTAVECMVANAATRRRPSVSSKVSIDHMKKTLEQGGKGSRSTARSRRSLSEVSLRSFSVHSDAQRF; encoded by the coding sequence ATGGACCTCTTCGTACCGCGGCGACTCGCAGCCGCCGACCTTCTGACGAGCGAGTGCTTCGACTGCCAGGAAGGCTTCGGCGACGGAGTGTTCCAGAGGCGGCTGTTGATCCTCAGCGCCGTCACCATCTTCCTGCTGGACGGACACGCCGCACTGCTTCCCGTGATCTCGCGCGACGTGGACCATTGGTGCAAGAGACCGGCCGCCTACAACGTCTCGGCGGACGCTTGGAAGAACTATGCCATACCTGTGGGCGCCGATGGACGCCACAGTCGTTGCTACGTATTCGAGAATCTCGGAGACTCGCCGAACGACACGGACGCGGTGGTAGAGTGCTACGAGTGGGACTACGACCAAGCGCAAGCCTCGACGTCAGTCATTAGCGTCTGGAACATGGTTTGCCGTAGACGCCTCTTGCTCGCCGTCACAATGGCGGTGCAGAACGTGGGTTCCGGCGCGTTCCTGCTGCTTTCGGGCGCCGCGGCCGACCTATTCGGCAGGATGCCTGTTCACTTGGTAGCCGCGACGGCTACGATTGCGTCGACAGTAGCGGGCTGCCTGACCACCAACTACGCGCTTTACACCTTGGCGCAGTTTTTTGCATCCGGCGGCGCGGCCGTCAGCTCCGCCGTGACCGTGCTCGTCTGCTTCGAGGTTACCGTCCACGAACACAGGCCGTTGTACCTCATCTTCGCTGCGACAGCCAGCTTCTTTCTGGCCGACCTGTGGTTTGCGATCAATAGGAGCCTGCAGATCAGCTGGGCCCTGGTACAAGCCGTGTATCTCTCGCCGACACTGCTTCTGCTCGCTACGTTTGCGGTCGCGCAAGAATCGCCGCGCTGGCTCATCGCCAAGGGCCGCCTGGAAGAGGCCGAGGCCGTGATGCTGCTTGCGGCCGAAATGAACCGCTTTCCCTTCGCCGGCACATCCTGCCTGCTCGACAAACTGATGCTGAAGAGGGGTCACTGGAAGCACCGGAACGGCGCCGCCTCCTCCACCGTTGAAGAAGGCCCGTTGCTCGACGCCGTCTCGGTCCGGCGGCGAGCGTTGATAATGTTCGCCGTCCTGTTCTCCCTCATGTTCGCCGTCTTCACAGACGTGATATCAACAATGGTGCGAACCGACAAGAGCGAGGGCAGCAGTGGTTTGTTCATGGGCGTCCAGTTCGCTGGCGGCCTGCTCAGTTACGCGGTCATGCACACTGCGGTAACCCGCTTTGCGCTGGTGAAGGTGCTCCGCGTGGCCTTGATGGTGGCCGGCCTCGCCCACTGTGTGCTCTCTTTCGTCGTCAGCTTCAGTCCCGCGGTCACCGTTTTACTGGCGCTCTCGCGCGGGATCcttatcgtagccatcgtcatcAGCGTCGCGTACGTCATGGAGATGGTCCCCACGGCCGTGCGCGGTGTGGCCTTGTGCTGGGAGCTGGCCAGTGGCCACATTGGCGCCCTCTGCGCCAGTGCAACCCTGGTGCTGCACCAACTCGGCCGCGAGGACGTAGCGTTCGCCACGGCGGCGCTCCTGCTCTTGATGTCGCTGTTTGCGACATCCGACCTGCCCACTTCCACTGCAGTCGAGTGCATGGTCGCTAATGCCGCGACTAGGCGACGTCCCTCGGTCTCCAGCAAGGTCTCCATAGACCACATGAAGAAGACGCTGGAACAGGGCGGGAAGGGATCCAGGTCGACCGCTAGGAGCAGGAGAAGCTTGTCGGAGGTTTCGCTGCGCTCGTTTTCGGTCCACAGCGACGCGCAGCGTTTCTGA